The following coding sequences lie in one Mercenaria mercenaria strain notata chromosome 5, MADL_Memer_1, whole genome shotgun sequence genomic window:
- the LOC123558896 gene encoding uncharacterized protein LOC123558896, with protein MVWLQNAVVFLVALSQMPVPQVHCDNKTWKNEIEYFEKVDLDCAKFNQNSAVIHSVKAWILPSGEIWKQGTDFNSGHIVIRNDGFVLSIDRLDDDDFGVYYCIVDTGPNGTHIVKIGVNVDGPYFGPELMEEVRHDAMVGGIAAGCALVLFIILWLVCTYCTKTPLPPNTGNIRSVPAIQNTGKPTEDITMTKIGDSVYYNADEIATENAQTPKEPPQEEGKSETLSSTNSGYYHSIDSIDRNKKLQNVNPADVYM; from the coding sequence ATGGTTTGGCTTCAAAATGCGGTTGTGTTCCTCGTCGCACTATCTCAGATGCCTGTGCCGCAAGTGCACTGCGACAACAAGACATGGAAAAATGAGATCGAGTACTTCGAGAAGGTCGACTTAGACTGCGCTAAATTCAATCAAAATAGTGCCGTAATTCATTCCGTGAAGGCTTGGATTTTACCATCTGGAGAAATATGGAAGCAAGGTACGGATTTTAATAGCGGCCACATTGTTATAAGAAACGATGGATTTGTTTTGTCCATCGACAGACTTGATGATGACGACTTTGGGGTGTACTACTGCATCGTTGATACCGGGCCTAATGGAACACACATCGTCAAAATCGGAGTTAATGTTGATGGGCCCTACTTTGGCCCAGAATTAATGGAAGAAGTCAGACATGATGCCATGGTCGGTGGTATAGCTGCGGGCTGCGCACTAGTTTTGTTTATCATTCTGTGGCTAGTGTGTACATACTGCACTAAGACACCTTTGCCGCCGAATACCGGGAATATTAGAAGTGTACCTGCAATTCAAAATACGGGAAAGCCAACCGAAGATATAACAATGACAAAAATTGGAGACAGCGTCTATTACAATGCGGACGAGATTGCCACAGAAAATGCACAAACGCCTAAGGAGCCACCACAGGAAGAAGGCAAATCTGAAACTCTTTCATCTACAAATTCTGGTTACTACCATTCGATTGACAGCATTGATCGTAATAAGAAACTCCAAAACGTAAATCCCGCTGACGTGTATATGTGA